A genomic region of Microlunatus sagamiharensis contains the following coding sequences:
- a CDS encoding MurR/RpiR family transcriptional regulator, with amino-acid sequence MRALQPDMPAALARVADYLLTQPQAPLTLSIGELAEQAGTSAASVTRFCRMIGYAGYVELRVGIATDVGRSTARESWANEIGREVSPDDTPELLLARLIGSHTRSLREATSAIDLAVMSEVSQRIGRSRLVDIYGVGGSAMLGQELQGRLYRIGVPAFTWSDVHLGLVSAAIQGPDTVAIGISTTGRTEETIEMLAEADRAGAFTVAITNNPGSPLDELAQASIVTSVYEQALQPDDLSAKHGQLLVLDLLYLLVAQEDFDRSSDKLAASALAVASHRRPRRTRSTPEPHPGSSTP; translated from the coding sequence ATCCGCGCGCTGCAGCCCGACATGCCCGCCGCGCTCGCCCGCGTCGCCGACTACCTGCTGACGCAGCCGCAGGCGCCCCTGACCCTGTCGATCGGCGAGCTGGCCGAGCAGGCCGGGACCTCCGCCGCCAGCGTCACCCGCTTCTGCCGGATGATCGGCTACGCCGGCTACGTCGAGCTGCGCGTCGGCATCGCCACCGACGTCGGCCGCAGCACCGCGCGCGAGTCGTGGGCCAACGAGATCGGCCGCGAGGTCTCGCCGGACGACACCCCCGAGCTGCTGCTGGCGCGCCTCATCGGCAGCCACACGCGGTCGCTGCGCGAGGCCACCTCGGCCATCGACCTCGCGGTGATGAGCGAGGTGTCGCAGCGCATCGGGCGCAGCCGTCTCGTCGACATCTACGGCGTCGGCGGCAGCGCGATGCTCGGCCAGGAGCTGCAGGGCCGGCTCTACCGCATCGGCGTCCCCGCCTTCACCTGGTCCGACGTCCACCTCGGCCTGGTCAGCGCCGCGATCCAGGGTCCCGACACGGTGGCCATCGGCATCTCCACGACCGGGCGGACCGAGGAGACGATCGAGATGCTCGCCGAGGCCGACCGGGCGGGCGCCTTCACCGTCGCCATCACCAACAACCCGGGCTCCCCGCTCGACGAGCTCGCCCAGGCCAGCATCGTCACCTCGGTCTACGAGCAGGCGCTGCAGCCCGACGACCTGTCGGCCAAGCACGGCCAGCTGCTCGTGCTCGACCTGCTCTACCTCCTCGTGGCCCAGGAGGACTTCGACCGCTCCAGCGACAAGCTCGCCGCGTCGGCGCTCGCCGTGGCCTCGCACCGACGGCCCCGGCGCACCCGCTCCACCCCCGAGCCGCACCCCGGGTCGTCGACGCCGTGA
- a CDS encoding sugar isomerase domain-containing protein, with protein sequence MDFAAAANDFAEQVRTRLDAITRTAAEGGLDAALDLMTTTIESGGVVHAFGTGHSEAFAMEIAGRAGGFIPTNKIALRDLVLRGSLSVDDLGGSSLERNPDNVEQLWDLAGIQPGDILMIASNSGVNGSIVGLALIAKERGIPLVAVTSMEHTMAVPLKHPSGQRLSDVADVVIDNLAPYGDATLTLNGGVPVGAVSSITAAYIAQLLTVGVSERIAVDGRRPPLYLSANIPGGDEHNSALEARYAGRIHRGT encoded by the coding sequence ATGGACTTCGCCGCCGCGGCGAACGACTTCGCCGAGCAGGTGCGTACGCGCCTCGACGCGATCACCCGCACCGCCGCCGAGGGTGGCCTCGACGCCGCCCTCGACCTGATGACCACCACGATCGAGTCCGGCGGCGTCGTCCACGCCTTCGGCACCGGGCACTCCGAGGCCTTCGCCATGGAGATCGCCGGGCGCGCCGGGGGCTTCATCCCCACCAACAAGATCGCGCTGCGCGACCTCGTGCTGCGCGGCAGCCTCTCGGTCGACGACCTCGGCGGCTCCAGCCTGGAGCGCAACCCGGACAACGTCGAGCAGCTGTGGGACCTGGCCGGGATCCAGCCCGGCGACATACTCATGATCGCCTCGAACTCGGGCGTCAACGGCTCGATCGTCGGCCTCGCGCTGATCGCCAAGGAGCGCGGGATCCCGCTGGTCGCGGTGACCTCGATGGAGCACACGATGGCCGTGCCGCTCAAGCACCCGAGCGGCCAGCGGCTGTCGGACGTCGCCGACGTCGTGATCGACAACCTCGCCCCGTACGGCGACGCCACCCTCACGCTCAACGGCGGCGTCCCGGTCGGTGCGGTCTCCTCGATCACCGCCGCGTACATCGCACAGCTGCTGACCGTCGGCGTCAGCGAGCGGATCGCCGTCGACGGCCGGCGGCCCCCGCTCTACCTCTCCGCGAACATCCCCGGCGGCGACGAGCACAACTCCGCGCTGGAGGCGCGCTACGCCGGCCGCATCCACCGCGGCACCTAG
- the ngcE gene encoding N-acetylglucosamine/diacetylchitobiose ABC transporter substrate-binding protein, whose protein sequence is MNNPVPTLRSFDRRNFLRGGLAAAALAATGGLAGCATSGTGSTTPSNTATGAGSADNPFGLAANSSTEAVIFKGGYGIEYAEFAGKAMQTKNAGSTVKVSPATNIAQTLQPRFVAGNPPDVIDNSGAGLIGINTIRDQLADLTDVINANNYEGTKIADTLYPGVTAPGTFDGKFVQLNYVLTVYALWYSASLFEQNGWTVPKTYDEMYELGGQANAKGKYLLGWGKEAATYYQTMAIASAIKQGGNDVRLALENLKPDCWSMPAVQSVFTGLKKIIDAGYVKPGGAGTVFTAAQAQWSNDEDFLLYPSGGWIENEMKDQTKDGFKMTGAPEPTVDSSSAMPWEALHSTAGEGYIVPAQGKNVAGGKEFLRAMLSKDAATNFAKTTFSSSIVKGLIPEDGFGSTALQSQVKMLDAAGTNVFTWNFVDLYGTNTDQLVLWNTFLQGGSDVATLTKGLQSITDKIASDDSVKKVPVS, encoded by the coding sequence ATGAACAACCCCGTCCCGACCCTGCGCTCGTTCGACCGGCGCAACTTCCTGCGCGGCGGGCTCGCCGCCGCCGCCCTCGCCGCGACCGGCGGCCTCGCCGGCTGCGCGACGTCGGGCACCGGTTCGACGACGCCGTCGAACACCGCCACGGGCGCCGGCAGCGCCGACAACCCGTTCGGGCTGGCCGCGAACTCCTCCACGGAGGCCGTGATCTTCAAGGGCGGCTACGGCATCGAGTACGCCGAGTTCGCGGGCAAGGCGATGCAGACGAAGAACGCGGGCTCGACGGTCAAGGTCAGCCCGGCGACGAACATCGCCCAGACCCTGCAGCCGCGCTTCGTCGCGGGCAACCCGCCGGACGTCATCGACAACTCCGGCGCCGGCCTCATCGGCATCAACACGATCCGCGACCAGCTGGCCGACCTCACCGACGTGATCAACGCCAACAACTACGAGGGCACCAAGATCGCCGACACCCTCTACCCGGGGGTCACGGCGCCGGGCACCTTCGACGGCAAGTTCGTCCAGCTCAACTACGTCCTCACCGTGTACGCGCTCTGGTACTCGGCCTCGCTCTTCGAGCAGAACGGCTGGACGGTCCCCAAGACCTACGACGAGATGTACGAGCTCGGCGGCCAGGCCAACGCCAAGGGCAAGTACCTGCTCGGCTGGGGCAAGGAGGCCGCGACCTACTACCAGACGATGGCCATCGCCTCGGCGATCAAGCAGGGCGGCAACGACGTGCGCCTCGCGCTGGAGAACCTCAAGCCCGACTGCTGGTCGATGCCGGCCGTGCAGTCGGTCTTCACCGGCCTGAAGAAGATCATCGACGCCGGCTACGTGAAGCCGGGCGGCGCGGGCACCGTGTTCACCGCCGCGCAGGCGCAGTGGAGCAACGACGAGGACTTCCTGCTCTACCCCTCGGGCGGCTGGATCGAGAACGAGATGAAGGACCAGACCAAGGACGGCTTCAAGATGACCGGGGCGCCCGAGCCGACGGTCGACTCCAGCTCGGCGATGCCGTGGGAGGCGCTGCACTCCACCGCGGGCGAGGGCTACATCGTCCCGGCGCAGGGCAAGAACGTCGCCGGCGGCAAGGAGTTCCTGCGCGCGATGCTGAGCAAGGACGCGGCGACCAACTTCGCCAAGACCACCTTCAGCTCGAGCATCGTCAAGGGCCTCATCCCCGAGGACGGCTTCGGCTCGACCGCCCTGCAGTCGCAGGTCAAGATGCTCGACGCGGCCGGCACGAACGTCTTCACCTGGAACTTCGTCGACCTCTACGGCACCAACACCGACCAGCTCGTGCTGTGGAACACCTTCCTCCAGGGCGGCTCCGACGTCGCGACCCTGACCAAGGGCCTCCAGTCGATCACCGACAAGATCGCCTCGGACGACTCGGTCAAGAAGGTCCCGGTGTCGTGA